The Helicoverpa armigera isolate CAAS_96S chromosome 15, ASM3070526v1, whole genome shotgun sequence genomic interval attatattttgtggaGTCACCGAGCTTTGTGTATCTGTAATTATCTACCGTTTACGTAATTAAATACTGATTTTCGTTTCTTGTTGTTTGTTTAGcgtaatttattgttttcgaAGGCATTATTCGGTTAACCAGTAAATAGAGTTTAGATATCCGTCaaggtaagtacatatatacttttttattttttattggttgCTTGGCTTCTTCATTTAATTAGGTATGAAGTAAAAAACAGACTGAAAAATAAACCACCTTTAATACAtgcatgataaaaaataaataaaaatacatctcatacaaaataaatattagtttctCTTAGTCAATATACAATGTACTATTTGGTGTAGTTCACAATTGGTACAAGTTATTgcattttcacttataatataGCAAAGGCGCTTGCATTATGTCACACTattcaatattatgtaatttacctTTCGAAGcagcattattattttttttcgtcgTTATTCGATACAGGATAACTTCTATCGTGAAAACTACTGTTAGTTAGCAGTCAAACGGGTcaatcttttgttttatcatatcacatttttttgtaataaaaagttaaatggTTAACCGTgagaaaattacatattaatcttacatacatatgtgaATATAGTCTTAGATTATTTGTATTTTCGGGATACACATAATCGTCTGGTATTATTCAGATAACCATTTTGTCGTGAGCGTGACTCAGTCACACATAATCCAGTaacgaatataattttaagttactacTTAATACATaatgatatacatataataatgtgTAATGTGCATTATGAAGCATTTACGTAACTACTTGCTTTAACCGCGTAACACAAATTGCACTCTAAAAACTCACTATACATATACTTCCCAtacatttaatgtattttatactcTAATCTCTAAAAACCAGGTTTTGAAATCACAAGATAATACCGTTAAagcttagaaataaaaataaataaaattggactAATGAAGGCAATGACCAGCATTACACACTGTCagaaatcaacataattatttgatttgaaatgaCTCACAGATATCCCAaatttccttgaaaaatatagTGATAGTCTCTAAGTCTCTATAGAATACTCACCACTTTTTTGCCTGGTCAAGTTTCAAAGACACATTCTGTTAAAAGTGTTCTTTTTTGCGACATGTGGCGATTCAAATTCAAAGTTTACGTCccacaaataaaaactatttcatgTAACTATgatattttatcacaaaaaaagaCACTCACTGTCAAAATCGGTACTTTTAGGTATGTAGATCACTGAAAGTTTAGGCATACCCTTTTAAAATGTACTGGTAATGTTTcagatttattagtttaaaaaatcaaGCACCCTactcacattaaaaaaaactttcattttgAGAATTCAATGATATACATTGCGTAGTCACAATtatcttaaaagtttttttttttaatgcagcAAAGTATACctctttgaataaaatatgaaacttgTCCATTATTTTTGCGAATAAGggtgcttgtttttttttttctcaactagcgttattacttaaaatagtattattttaaataaataattgactaCGTCTCTTTGGGGCTTACAAGCGGCGTGTCGCCAACGTCAGATTCCACTTTAGATGGGCACTCGGCGGCTGCCATCTTGCATTCGAAGTTGTCACACAGGGAATATATCtgtgaaaaaaattaagaataaaaattaataggGGTCCATTATAcggaaagtaaaaataaactattaagtAAAAGTTGTTGATTGCTAGAACCGTgcatcggagggcacgttaatgtcggtcctgcgcccgatcgctctccggtcgtgtcggattgccgtcccatcgggcgcagagagtgaaggaataggaagtgcacctgtgtctgcactataatatgtcctgtcaGCTGGCTGATCTCATCATAGAAGTAGTAGATTTGGAGTTTAGAAGGAGTACATACAGGAGTTTAtagggggagtacataagggagtatatagaAGGAGAACACAGGACATTAGCATAGTTTTAGTACTTACAGTGTAGAGCAGCACAGGTATGGCTATAGTGGCGCCAGCGAGCACATCCCACCAGTGATGCCTGTGGTCCCACATGCGAGACACGCTACACACGGCTGCAGATAATAGCAGCACTACTTGTAACAGTAGTATCTTGTTGCTGCGAGTTATTGTACGCCGGTAGAGGTAGTActggaagaaaaaaatattatttagtagtaggtattataattatgtttgcctgatctctctccgatcgtgccggatcgggctatgagagtgaaggaatagtgagtgcacctgtgtccaagcaaatgcttgtgcactgtaatatgtcctgcgtgctcctaatctccttacatgagaacagtcgccgtaaCCGATAATCAGCTAGGAGGACAACACATCACATCATCACGTCTTATGTGTTAAATATTTGTTCCTACAGCAAACTACAAAGATTTCAAATCAGTTAAGCCAagtttaccaaaaatataaagttcAGTTATCAAATTAAcagattgttttataaaaagggACAACAGAAAATGATGTCGACGGACTTGGGCCCTGGTAGTTTTAGAAAATTCTCTCTGGATTTTTGTGTGTCGGTTGATACCCTAAAGGCTTTAAAACTACCAGGGCTTAAGTCCGTCGACATTATTGTCTCTTGTGCTTTAGTTTATACTTACTGCGAGAAATATCGCCGTGTGAACAGCTAGAGAAGTGTGTCCGGACGGAAAGCTCTTGTCTGATTGGCTGATCCAGTGCGCCTTCGTACATGTGTACTTTGGTACATATTCTGTCCTGCAAGTGTAAAGGTTTTTAGTTGCCCTGCAGTACTCGAGATTTTGGTGATGAAATAAATCATGTGTTGGATCTTTTtcctatgtacctactcctcCTATATGCTCTCTATATAATTTCTCTTTATACGCTCTTATGTACTTCATTACGTCCTCATCCTGGGTACCTACTTCCCCTGTGACCTGTCCCCATATACTCCTCACGGTACTCCCgctattattttctactttacTACCCCATGTATTTTCAGCCATATCGAGAGGATGTGGCCAAAACCTTTTTGAGGCATAGGTCAGCCTCTGAAGCAACTTACTACCAGTCTATATCCAGAAAAAACATGATTGGCACCCCTTTTATTACCCAGAAGCAAGAAAAacagacataaaaataacaaaactcaCCCTTGACAAGTGAGAGCCTCCTTAGGGCTGCAAGTATCAAAGAAGTGAGGTCTAGGCGACCCCACAAGGAGTTTCAAAGTCTGCACGGTCCCAAGATTGACGAGTAGTCCAAATAAATACTCCTTGAACCAGAACATAGCTTGCTTTGACTTCCCTGACTTGTCATTGTGGTATTTCCTTTCTACTAGAAGCATctgcaaaaaaataaaggatcataaataatagtaatatcGTCGAGTTCGGTTACGGTGACTGTTCTCCCTAAGGAgatcataaatattatagtgcacaagcattttcgCAGGCACGGGTGTACTCTCTATTCCCCCATTCTCATAGCATAGGtgagagatcaggcgtaggaccgaCTTTAAAATGATCATctatgcacgggtgtatcaatcaccagcttccagactccgggctgctttgtgaatgCTTTATACCTACTAGCAAACCAGAATGTTTAACAGTATGACACGAAAccgaagatttaaaaaaaatttcatttgGTTAAGAAtacattataaataacatataggtaaaaaattataaagtaggtacacattAGAATACAACCGTCTGGTTGTATTATAATCAGTCAGTTTAatctatacatatgtacatgacTAACGCGATAATGTTATCTTATATCACAGCAAAAAGGTCTTAATCACGCTCTGAGAGAACTCAATgtgataaaaactatatttcatCATTCAATTTCTTTCAATACAACACTTTATCTTGATTTATCATTCAAActcatttatttgatttatttattattaaaaacaaagaaagtagATATACAGATAAAGCTGAGCCTCATAAGACCGGTTTAGTGGTTTGACTTAT includes:
- the LOC135117886 gene encoding phospholipid phosphatase 3-like, which gives rise to MDKIKLLWSKTNRWHRGFFVFLLVELRVFPERQLGFQCNDPALSHPFTGDTISWKLLLATTVILPLVVMLLVERKYHNDKSGKSKQAMFWFKEYLFGLLVNLGTVQTLKLLVGSPRPHFFDTCSPKEALTCQGTEYVPKYTCTKAHWISQSDKSFPSGHTSLAVHTAIFLAYYLYRRTITRSNKILLLQVVLLLSAAVCSVSRMWDHRHHWWDVLAGATIAIPVLLYTIYSLCDNFECKMAAAECPSKVESDVGDTPLVSPKET